The genomic segment GGATGGCTCGCACGTGTATCTTGTTGGAAAATATTGGTCCAGCGGATCTGGTGATGGTGCTGAGGAGATTTATGTCAGAGTAGGCACCAGAGACAGGATAAGCTTGGGTGAATAACTTACTAGTGGTCGCCGCGTTGCAGAATAGCCACGTCATGGGCGTGTTGAGGACATTCTTGCAAGCGTACACCAACCTGTCGAAGCCCTTTTTGCCAGGGAACATGGACGGGTCTCGCAACTGGTAGCTCACAACTTGAAGGTCGTTAGTTTCGAAGAGTGCCGTGCTGCAATGTGAAATGTTCATCTTGCTCACCCCATCGCGGCTTCAAGCCCCTCTTCCCCTTGACACCGTGAGGTTTTCCAACAAGACCGGCACGCTCGTACGTTTCCTTGTCGAGGTACATGGTCAACAGGCCCTCGCGAAGCGAGAATACGTTTTCAACGTTTGTCCTGCCCTCTGAGAGCATGAGGATGTTGCCTACATAGAATCAGTACCCACGCGACATCACACTCTGCGATGAAGTTGTTTTTACCTCTCTTAATGTACTCATTAAAGAACCCGCCGTCCAGAACCTGGCCGAGGGTCATGATGACGCGGTGGAACGTCGGTGCTGGGAGCTCTTCGACGAGCTTCTGGCGGACTAGCTCGAAGCACTCTTGCGGTAGGACAAGGTCGACCTTTTGAAATGTTAGTTAAAGGTCTAGTCATAGAGGAGGTTTGCCAAGGTTCCGGTTTCAATGGTTCAGAAAGACAAACCTTGTAGTTGAATCCTTGTCCCAGGATAGGCGCCCACGGCTTCCCCTTTGTCGGCAGCTGCTTGGGCTCAATGTGAGGCATGGTGCCGTATGTGACGAAACATTTTGGCGATTGGTAGACGCTAGGCGTCGGGAATGAGAGCATTTTCCCTGGAGAAGCACTGTTACCAAGTTGGTTGAGCTTGGTCGATTTGCGTTGAAGTTGGCACCAATGATCAGGGCGTGTAAGTCGGTCGTGATATTGAGTGAGTGAGACGAGAGCTTGACCGCGGAATCGAGAATTGCATATTGGTCTTCTTGTGTCCACGGTAGGCGTCGATAGAGCACACTCGAGATCCACTCAATTATCTCTGATCGCTGATGATTGGTTCAAGAGGGCGTGTGCGCATCCGAGTGACTCTGCGCCCAGAAAATACCATCTTTTCGAGTCAGCGGGATGAGAGGCACTGCGCAAACGTTTCTTCCAAACAGCACCAGAAAAAAAGGGAACTCTTGACATGACTACAGGGTAATCCAAGACCTCTCAGATCTATGAGTAGCAAGACTTCTTGTTtctttcttctttctctGAGTTGTGCCAGTGCTAATCCCAAACACAGTCGCTAATAAGCCTCCGAAGCGCAagagaataaaaaaaaacgagggGCATTTTTCACCCCGCGCTTGCGCCAGGATTTTCCAACGGGCTGCCCCTCCTCACTCACCCAGTCGACCTGAGTCTCATGAGAGAGGACCCCAAGACACCCTCGATCAGATCACCATCTAGGACGCCAAAGTCATCTTCGTAATGGAGTTCCTCGTCCGCTTCTCCCAGGCTCACGAGTCCTTTCGGCTCCCTGAGCTGCAGGC from the Colletotrichum lupini chromosome 3, complete sequence genome contains:
- a CDS encoding ribonuclease P 40kDa subunit, with amino-acid sequence MLSFPTPSVYQSPKCFVTYGTMPHIEPKQLPTKGKPWAPILGQGFNYKVDLVLPQECFELVRQKLVEELPAPTFHRVIMTLGQVLDGGFFNEYIKRGNILMLSEGRTNVENVFSLREGLLTMYLDKETYERAGLVGKPHGVKGKRGLKPRWVVSYQLRDPSMFPGKKGFDRLVYACKNVLNTPMTWLFCNAATTTPSPDPLDQYFPTRYTCEPSVAPDFQVQTPPLSLPLDIIQNGDRPGLEDFATETYEWLSLIRLQSPRVKAGDTIDPYLSRYQVPGDPDTPSHANVCKISWQGFFASHWVRGVLINALVALPSRTWFSLSATSFSKGMTGDSTEVAFFRPPESLGHYLFWEVKGDE